The genomic segment TTTCACCTTTGGTGCAGTCCAGCGTAACGGCATAGTTCAGGTCCTGCTCGTTACCGCGCACCTTAAGCGGCGCCTGCCAGACATCACCCACGCCGGTAACGTCTTCCGGGTTTACCCAAGCGTTGATATTTCTGCCGCCGGCCGCCTGCTGGTCCTGTTCGGAGCGCTGAAACCGGTTTTGGGTGTAATCCTGATCGATAAGCTCCGCGACCTGGGCAGCGTTGAGATCGTGACAAAGGGCGACTTTGGCGATTTCAGGCGTGGCGTCGGCGGGTCCGGGTTTGGTGCTTTTCGCTTTGGCCGCTTTATCCGCCGCTGCTTTTTTGGCTGCCGTACGCTTGTCTGCCGCAGCAGCCTCTTTGGCGCCGCTCTTGGGCGCACCCGCTGCGGCCGACTCTTCGCCGTTTTGGCCAGCGGCAGCTTTGTCGCCGTTGCCGGCGGGCGCAGCGCTGCTGGCATTGCTTTGCGGGGCGGCGTGGTCACCGTCGCCGTTTGACGCGGGCGGAGTGTCTGACGCATTGGCGTTGCCGCTGGGTGCGGCGCTCGTCGCATTGGCACTGCCGCCCGGTGTGGGCGAGGCGCCTGTGCCATCGCCGCTGCCGTTTGAGGCGGCATTGTTCTCACCCTGAGGTTGCGGGGCGTTGGCGTCGGGGGGCGTGATGGGTTGTTGGCTATCGCCGGCCGCCTGCTGCGTTGACTGCCCGGTAGTATCCTGCGCAGGGACGGGGGTCGGCGTTTCATCATCTGCCCGCGCCGATATTGACGATACTAATAGTCCCGCCACCAGCATCCCCACCACCCTGTTTCCCGTTTTACGCATAGTTCCTCCACGTGATCAGTTAATCTTTTTCACCTCATTAGATGATAATAGCCGGTTAAAATTAGATGATAATAGCCGGTTAAAAATTCCGTGCGAAACTGTTTTATTTCAAAAGCTTTAAATATTTGCTTATTCATGGTTCCTCGCGAAAGCTTGCCGCGTCTTAGGGAGGCCGGATGGAACGCCCCGCGTCAATTGCGCGCGGCACGTCCCTAGCCGGCAAGGGAAATAACCCCGCGCTAAGGGGTAAGCCGCGACGCTATCGCCAACGGGGAAAAATCGCCACGCTACGGGTAAGCCGTGCTGCCTGCGGTCGCGCGGCATGAGAGTTAACGGTTCCAG from the Candidatus Sodalis pierantonius str. SOPE genome contains:
- a CDS encoding YebF family protein, producing MLVAGLLVSSISARADDETPTPVPAQDTTGQSTQQAAGDSQQPITPPDANAPQPQGENNAASNGSGDGTGASPTPGGSANATSAAPSGNANASDTPPASNGDGDHAAPQSNASSAAPAGNGDKAAAGQNGEESAAAGAPKSGAKEAAAADKRTAAKKAAADKAAKAKSTKPGPADATPEIAKVALCHDLNAAQVAELIDQDYTQNRFQRSEQDQQAAGGRNINAWVNPEDVTGVGDVWQAPLKVRGNEQDLNYAVTLDCTKGEITYRLTK